The following proteins come from a genomic window of Geomonas sp. RF6:
- a CDS encoding ATP-binding protein yields MAKYSDNYMHNPLIHRDRRLARSTSPWVRSFSCEDLKPLIVCRGPIRKEAMDVYEEMGMRHYGILLSEKDSIVYPMALAPELRQLTDPKRVHRVPDYTGASKEERTERIHQIIGIALDNGYNAIFAGYGFMAEDADFVSAIEEAGLSFIGPCSATQLGAGKKDEAKRTALSVDVSVTPGIDNVTARTLVKKHPTRESLHALVESFGLDCDEKKCLSADAPLEELADHILNASYAKGIDLISIEELCAQVQLEVAGMLRRYPKSRVRLKAIGGGGGKGQRLLGAELLTAPAADDALIARVAAEAPTLVREILGEVKANGVGDNKNVLIELNIEQTRHNEIQLLGNGQWCIALGGRDCSLQMHEQKLLEVSVTQEGLAAAIAKAEAAGRSAEVKALKSDLAVLVRMEEQAERFGLAVGLDSASTFECIVDRDRHYFMEVNTRIQVEHRVTELCYTLKFVNPEDPEDFFIVESLVEAMALLARHKERLPKPQRVVRFNAAVEARLNATDASLSPHAGGMIRYWSKPIDGEIRDDQGICLLNPDTGVFMKYRLTGAYDSNIALLLTKGEDRLDSFRRMSDVICATTLNGNDLATNLDFHYGLVNWFIGNNVMAKPTTRFVVPYLTLVGTLKEVANKIDPVYAFLQMKKSYAQRMAREFPGDAQVAKEMSSVLDRKGTLVTRPIERLLGDPHLLSGWLSINRRNFRFDNGKVVWLRNPLGVLKETYEYLHMNLRPHKPAAEIIWGHDNELLQQSLRFYKALREHFGLAKEEYFTLCEILSHEEPQGGLDAKTWSQVRSSHFGYEAGVELLGMLFLIGENTRFWDLRVEEDLEITIPDYLHDPELQARMKKVLVPPPATKADEIVAVCGGMYYGQEAPGMPVFAEEGMHFEVGQPLYIIEVMKMFNKVCATFSGTIDKILISSGDGTIVSKGQPLFKVTPDERFVEVDEEAVERERRAVTSEYLRAVLETRPVRSSHSVPAAQAVPA; encoded by the coding sequence ATGGCCAAGTACTCTGACAACTACATGCACAACCCCCTGATCCACCGGGACCGCCGGCTCGCCAGGTCGACCTCTCCGTGGGTGCGGTCCTTCTCCTGCGAGGACCTCAAACCGCTCATCGTGTGCCGCGGCCCGATCCGCAAGGAGGCTATGGACGTCTACGAGGAGATGGGGATGCGCCACTACGGCATACTCCTCTCCGAGAAGGACTCCATCGTCTACCCGATGGCGCTCGCCCCGGAGCTGCGCCAGCTCACCGACCCGAAGCGGGTGCACCGGGTGCCTGATTACACCGGCGCCTCCAAGGAGGAGCGCACCGAGCGGATCCACCAGATCATCGGGATCGCGCTGGACAACGGCTACAACGCCATCTTCGCAGGCTACGGCTTCATGGCGGAGGACGCGGACTTCGTCTCCGCCATAGAGGAGGCGGGACTGAGCTTCATCGGCCCCTGCTCCGCCACCCAGCTTGGCGCGGGCAAGAAGGACGAGGCGAAGCGCACCGCCCTCTCGGTGGATGTGAGCGTCACCCCCGGTATCGACAACGTCACGGCGCGGACACTGGTGAAGAAGCACCCCACCCGCGAGAGCCTGCACGCCCTGGTGGAATCGTTCGGGCTCGACTGCGACGAGAAGAAGTGCCTCTCCGCCGATGCGCCGCTGGAGGAGCTCGCCGACCACATCCTCAACGCCTCCTATGCGAAGGGGATCGACCTCATCTCCATCGAGGAGCTCTGCGCCCAGGTGCAGCTCGAGGTCGCGGGGATGCTGCGCAGGTACCCGAAGAGCCGCGTCCGCCTGAAGGCAATCGGCGGCGGCGGCGGAAAGGGGCAGCGCCTTCTCGGCGCGGAGCTTCTCACTGCCCCCGCGGCAGACGACGCCCTCATCGCGCGCGTCGCCGCCGAGGCCCCGACGCTCGTGCGGGAGATCCTCGGCGAGGTGAAGGCAAACGGCGTGGGGGACAACAAGAACGTCCTCATCGAGCTCAACATAGAGCAGACCCGCCACAACGAGATCCAGCTCCTCGGCAACGGCCAGTGGTGCATCGCCCTCGGCGGGCGCGACTGCTCGCTGCAGATGCACGAGCAGAAGCTCCTGGAAGTCTCCGTCACCCAGGAAGGGCTCGCCGCAGCGATCGCCAAGGCAGAGGCTGCCGGGCGCAGCGCGGAGGTAAAGGCGCTGAAGAGCGACCTCGCGGTGCTCGTCCGCATGGAGGAGCAGGCGGAGCGCTTCGGCCTCGCCGTCGGCCTCGACTCCGCCTCCACCTTCGAGTGCATCGTGGACCGCGACCGGCACTACTTCATGGAGGTGAACACGAGGATTCAGGTGGAGCACCGGGTAACCGAGCTCTGCTACACCCTGAAGTTCGTCAATCCGGAGGACCCGGAGGATTTCTTCATCGTGGAGAGCCTGGTGGAGGCGATGGCGCTTCTCGCCCGCCACAAGGAGCGCCTCCCGAAGCCGCAGCGCGTGGTGCGCTTCAACGCAGCGGTGGAGGCGCGCCTCAACGCCACCGACGCATCGCTGTCGCCGCACGCAGGGGGCATGATCCGCTATTGGTCGAAGCCGATCGACGGCGAGATAAGGGACGACCAGGGGATCTGCCTCCTGAACCCCGACACCGGCGTCTTCATGAAATACCGCCTCACCGGTGCCTACGACTCGAACATCGCGCTCCTCCTCACCAAGGGGGAGGACCGGCTCGACTCCTTCCGGAGAATGTCCGACGTCATCTGCGCCACCACGCTTAACGGCAATGACCTCGCCACCAACCTCGATTTCCACTATGGCCTGGTGAACTGGTTCATCGGGAACAACGTCATGGCGAAGCCGACGACCCGCTTCGTGGTCCCCTACCTCACCCTCGTCGGAACCCTGAAGGAGGTGGCGAACAAGATCGACCCGGTGTACGCCTTCCTGCAGATGAAGAAGAGTTACGCGCAGCGCATGGCGCGGGAGTTCCCGGGAGACGCGCAGGTGGCAAAGGAGATGAGCAGCGTCCTCGACAGGAAAGGGACGCTCGTCACCCGCCCCATCGAGAGGCTCCTCGGTGACCCGCACCTACTCTCCGGCTGGCTCTCCATCAACCGGAGGAACTTCCGCTTCGACAACGGGAAGGTGGTGTGGCTCAGGAACCCGCTCGGGGTGCTGAAGGAGACGTACGAGTACCTGCACATGAACCTGCGCCCCCACAAGCCGGCGGCGGAGATCATCTGGGGGCACGACAACGAGCTCCTGCAGCAGTCTCTCCGCTTCTACAAGGCGCTGCGTGAGCACTTCGGGCTCGCCAAGGAGGAGTACTTCACGCTGTGCGAGATCCTTTCCCACGAGGAGCCGCAGGGTGGGCTCGACGCGAAGACCTGGTCGCAGGTCCGCTCCTCCCACTTCGGCTACGAGGCAGGGGTGGAGCTTCTGGGAATGCTCTTCCTGATCGGGGAGAACACCCGTTTCTGGGACCTGCGCGTGGAGGAGGACCTGGAGATCACGATCCCTGACTACCTGCACGACCCGGAACTGCAGGCCCGCATGAAGAAGGTCCTCGTCCCCCCCCCTGCCACGAAGGCGGACGAGATCGTCGCCGTCTGCGGCGGCATGTACTACGGACAGGAGGCGCCGGGGATGCCGGTCTTCGCCGAGGAAGGGATGCACTTCGAGGTGGGGCAGCCCCTCTACATCATCGAGGTGATGAAGATGTTCAACAAGGTCTGCGCCACCTTCTCCGGCACGATCGACAAGATCCTCATCAGCTCCGGCGACGGCACCATCGTCTCTAAGGGACAGCCCCTCTTCAAGGTCACCCCGGACGAGCGCTTCGTGGAGGTGGACGAAGAGGCGGTAGAGCGCGAGCGTCGTGCGGTGACGAGCGAGTATCTGCGAGCGGTGCTGGAGACGAGACCGGTCCGCTCCTCGCACAGCGTACCGGCAGCGCAGGCGGTCCCCGCCTGA
- a CDS encoding ATP phosphoribosyltransferase regulatory subunit produces MTNPLCIEAPLPKGVTDFLPEQADKIAHIEGKISKVFELWGFRRIITPLLEFQDVMSRGMGEALKEKAFRFDDRQTGKLLAIPPDITPQIARIVATRMHAYPLPHRIYYNGRVLRHAEQQSGRSREVFQSGVELIGLSSPEADAEMVAMAVEALRALGFDNFKIDLGQVDFFRGIMLSSGLPAATQNLLSIAIAKKDVSAVREILEKEEASDAVKESIAALPRLYGGREVLETARRVANNERSLKALDNIAQVLEILDIHGVSDYLTIDLGEIRGLDYHSGLTFEGFVAGLGEAVCGGGRYDDLTGKYGFPAPATGFAFNILALLNALGHRPEVEASKTRDFLLFNQKEDRREVLQIAQTLRRKGYTTARDIIRRDLENSLAYAKRMHFKQMLVLGGEQCGEDEVFIVRVADRRGVAVKKEALFRDDFSPKFEP; encoded by the coding sequence TTGACCAATCCTCTTTGCATAGAAGCGCCCCTCCCCAAGGGAGTAACAGATTTTCTTCCAGAGCAGGCAGACAAGATCGCCCACATCGAAGGGAAGATCAGCAAGGTCTTCGAACTCTGGGGCTTCAGACGTATCATCACCCCCCTTCTCGAATTCCAGGACGTCATGAGCCGCGGCATGGGCGAAGCGCTGAAGGAAAAAGCCTTCCGCTTCGACGACCGTCAGACCGGGAAGCTCCTCGCCATCCCCCCCGACATCACGCCGCAGATCGCCCGCATCGTGGCGACGCGCATGCACGCCTACCCGCTGCCGCACCGCATCTACTACAACGGCCGCGTCCTGCGTCATGCCGAGCAGCAGTCCGGCCGCAGCAGGGAGGTTTTCCAGTCCGGTGTCGAGCTCATAGGTCTCAGCTCCCCCGAGGCGGATGCCGAGATGGTGGCGATGGCGGTCGAGGCGCTGCGCGCGCTCGGTTTCGACAATTTCAAGATCGACCTGGGCCAGGTCGATTTCTTCCGCGGCATCATGCTCTCCTCCGGGCTCCCCGCTGCCACGCAGAACCTCCTTTCCATCGCCATCGCGAAGAAGGACGTTTCGGCAGTGCGCGAGATCCTGGAAAAGGAAGAGGCTTCCGACGCGGTGAAGGAGAGTATCGCAGCACTGCCGCGCCTCTACGGCGGGCGCGAGGTGCTCGAGACGGCGCGGCGGGTGGCCAACAACGAGCGCTCCCTGAAGGCCCTGGACAACATCGCCCAAGTCCTGGAGATTCTCGACATCCACGGCGTCTCCGACTATCTCACCATAGACCTCGGCGAGATCCGCGGGCTCGACTACCACTCGGGGCTCACCTTTGAGGGGTTCGTGGCGGGGCTTGGCGAGGCGGTCTGCGGCGGGGGACGCTACGACGACCTCACCGGCAAGTACGGTTTCCCGGCGCCTGCCACCGGTTTTGCCTTCAACATCCTGGCGCTTCTCAACGCCCTGGGACACCGCCCGGAGGTTGAGGCGAGCAAGACGCGGGACTTCCTCCTCTTCAACCAGAAGGAGGACCGTCGCGAGGTGCTGCAGATCGCGCAGACACTGCGCCGGAAAGGGTACACCACCGCCCGCGACATCATCCGTCGCGATCTGGAAAACTCCCTTGCCTACGCAAAGAGGATGCATTTCAAGCAGATGCTGGTACTGGGCGGCGAGCAGTGCGGCGAAGACGAAGTATTTATTGTGCGGGTCGCTGACCGGCGCGGGGTAGCGGTAAAGAAGGAAGCACTCTTCAGGGATGACTTTTCCCCGAAATTTGAGCCGTAA
- a CDS encoding acyl-CoA mutase large subunit family protein encodes MSISDKKRAWEEGAVQKSLAKAPERRETFSTGSAIEVQRCATPDYDYPDFQEKLGFPGEFPFTRGVQPTMYRGRFWTMRQYAGFGNAAESNERYKYLLSQGQTGLSIAFDLPTQMGYDSDAAMSRGEVGKVGVAIDTLADMETLFDGIPLDKVSTSMTINSTAAILLAMYIAVAEKQGVDATRISGTIQNDILKEYMARGTYIYPPRESMRLITDIFAYCKDQVPKWNTISISGYHIREAGSSAVQEVAFTLADGIAYVEAAIKAGLDVDEFAPRLAFFFNSHNNLLEEVAKFRAARRMWARIMRDRFKARDPRSQMLRFHTQTAGSTLTAQQPDNNIMRVTLQALAAVLGGTQSLHTNSRDEALALPTEESVRIALRTQQVIAHESGVADTVDPLAGSFFVEELTDSIEREALAYIEKIDSLGGAVEAISMGFQQKEIQDSAYAYQRAVEKNDAIIVGVNRFTVEEAPPQGLLKVKEEVELSQKAGLARVRAARDGAAVETKLKALEEAARGTENLMPFILDAVKSYATLGEISDVLRGVFGVHRETVVL; translated from the coding sequence ATGAGCATTAGCGATAAGAAACGCGCCTGGGAGGAAGGGGCGGTCCAGAAGAGCCTTGCGAAGGCACCGGAGAGACGGGAGACCTTCAGCACCGGCTCCGCGATCGAAGTTCAGCGCTGCGCCACCCCCGACTACGACTACCCGGACTTCCAGGAGAAGCTCGGCTTCCCGGGGGAGTTCCCCTTCACCCGTGGCGTGCAGCCCACCATGTATCGCGGCAGGTTCTGGACCATGCGCCAGTATGCCGGCTTCGGCAACGCCGCCGAGTCGAACGAGCGCTACAAGTACCTCCTCTCCCAGGGGCAGACCGGGCTTTCCATCGCTTTCGACCTCCCCACCCAGATGGGGTACGACTCAGACGCCGCCATGAGCCGCGGCGAGGTCGGCAAGGTCGGGGTAGCCATCGACACCCTCGCCGACATGGAGACCCTCTTCGACGGCATCCCGCTGGACAAGGTCTCCACCTCCATGACCATCAACTCCACCGCGGCTATTCTCCTCGCCATGTACATCGCGGTGGCGGAAAAGCAGGGGGTCGACGCCACCCGCATCTCCGGGACGATCCAGAACGACATCCTGAAGGAGTACATGGCGCGCGGCACCTACATCTACCCGCCGCGCGAGTCGATGCGCCTCATCACCGACATCTTCGCCTACTGCAAGGACCAGGTGCCGAAGTGGAACACCATCAGCATCTCCGGATACCACATCCGCGAGGCCGGCTCCAGCGCCGTCCAGGAAGTCGCCTTCACCCTCGCCGACGGCATCGCCTACGTGGAGGCGGCGATCAAGGCGGGGCTCGACGTGGACGAGTTCGCGCCGCGACTCGCCTTCTTCTTCAATTCCCACAACAACCTCCTGGAGGAGGTGGCCAAATTCCGGGCGGCCCGCCGCATGTGGGCCCGCATCATGCGCGACCGCTTTAAGGCCCGCGACCCGCGCTCCCAGATGCTGCGCTTCCACACCCAGACGGCAGGCTCTACCCTCACGGCACAGCAGCCGGACAACAACATCATGCGCGTCACCCTGCAGGCGCTCGCCGCCGTTCTCGGCGGGACCCAGTCGCTGCACACCAATTCCCGCGATGAGGCGCTGGCGCTCCCGACGGAGGAGTCGGTGCGCATAGCGCTGAGGACCCAGCAGGTCATCGCGCACGAGTCCGGCGTCGCCGACACTGTCGATCCCCTGGCGGGAAGCTTCTTCGTGGAGGAGCTGACGGACAGCATCGAGCGGGAGGCATTGGCCTATATAGAGAAGATCGACTCTCTCGGGGGCGCCGTCGAGGCGATTTCCATGGGATTCCAGCAGAAGGAGATCCAGGATTCGGCCTATGCCTACCAGCGCGCGGTGGAGAAAAACGACGCCATCATCGTCGGGGTGAACCGCTTTACGGTGGAGGAGGCTCCGCCGCAGGGGCTTTTGAAGGTAAAGGAAGAGGTGGAGCTAAGTCAGAAGGCGGGGCTCGCCAGGGTGCGCGCGGCCCGCGACGGCGCCGCGGTGGAGACGAAGCTCAAAGCGCTGGAGGAGGCGGCGAGAGGAACGGAAAACCTGATGCCTTTCATTCTCGACGCCGTAAAGAGCTACGCCACCCTCGGGGAAATTTCCGACGTCCTGCGTGGGGTGTTCGGCGTGCACCGCGAGACGGTCGTCCTGTAG
- a CDS encoding adenylosuccinate synthase, translating to MANVVIIGAQWGDEGKGKVVDIYTQFADDVVRFQGGNNAGHTLVVGDEKVILHLIPSGILHAGKRCVIGNGVVLDPEVFIREITNLKAAGYLKDDSALILSESLHLIMPYHKRIDLAREAKSGHKKIGTTGRGIGPAYEDKTGRRGIRLMDLLDPKAFARKLKDALEEKNLILEHLLGDKPFTFEEIYDEYMVYAETLRIYAADTSLLLHQDMKAGKKLLFEGAQGTLLDIDHGTYPFVTSSSTCAGGACTGTGVSPREIHEVIGISKAYATRVGSGPFPTELEDETGDALRNAGREFGSTTGRPRRCGWFDAVVARYAVRVNGLSGIALTKLDVLSGLEAVKICTGYTFEGKVLDEIPAQLEVIEKCRPIYEEMPGWEGDITTAKSLDELPENARNYINRVEELCGAPIVLVSVGPRRDETIILRNPFEG from the coding sequence ATGGCTAACGTCGTCATCATCGGCGCCCAGTGGGGCGACGAGGGTAAAGGTAAGGTAGTTGACATCTATACGCAGTTCGCGGACGACGTCGTTCGCTTCCAGGGGGGGAACAACGCGGGTCACACGCTTGTGGTGGGAGACGAAAAAGTCATCCTGCACCTCATCCCTTCCGGCATACTGCACGCAGGCAAGCGCTGCGTCATCGGCAACGGCGTGGTACTTGACCCGGAGGTATTCATCCGGGAGATCACCAACCTGAAGGCAGCGGGTTACCTGAAGGACGACTCCGCCCTCATCCTTTCCGAGTCGCTGCACCTCATCATGCCGTACCACAAGCGCATCGACCTGGCGCGCGAGGCGAAAAGCGGCCACAAGAAGATCGGCACCACCGGCAGGGGGATCGGCCCCGCCTACGAGGACAAGACCGGCCGCCGCGGTATCCGCCTCATGGACCTCCTCGACCCGAAGGCGTTCGCCCGGAAGCTGAAGGACGCCCTGGAGGAAAAGAACCTTATCCTGGAGCACCTCCTGGGGGACAAGCCGTTCACCTTCGAGGAGATCTACGACGAGTACATGGTGTACGCCGAAACGCTGCGCATCTACGCCGCCGACACCTCTCTCCTGCTGCACCAGGACATGAAGGCGGGGAAGAAGCTCCTCTTTGAAGGCGCCCAGGGGACCCTGCTGGACATCGACCACGGGACCTACCCGTTTGTCACCTCCTCGTCGACCTGCGCCGGCGGCGCCTGCACCGGCACCGGTGTCAGCCCGAGGGAGATCCACGAAGTCATCGGCATCTCCAAGGCGTACGCCACCAGGGTCGGCAGCGGCCCCTTCCCCACCGAACTGGAGGATGAGACCGGCGACGCGCTGCGCAACGCCGGGCGCGAGTTCGGCTCCACCACCGGACGGCCGCGGCGCTGCGGCTGGTTCGACGCCGTCGTGGCGCGCTACGCCGTGCGCGTGAACGGCCTCTCCGGCATCGCCCTCACGAAGCTCGACGTCCTTTCCGGCCTCGAGGCGGTGAAGATCTGCACCGGCTACACCTTCGAAGGGAAGGTTCTGGACGAGATCCCGGCGCAGCTCGAGGTTATCGAGAAGTGCCGCCCGATCTACGAGGAGATGCCCGGCTGGGAGGGGGACATCACCACCGCGAAGAGCCTCGACGAGCTGCCGGAAAACGCGCGCAACTACATCAACCGCGTCGAGGAGCTGTGCGGTGCGCCGATCGTCCTCGTATCCGTCGGCCCGCGCCGCGACGAGACGATCATCCTGCGCAACCCGTTCGAAGGATAA
- a CDS encoding VCBS repeat-containing protein, translating to MKHFFLAVVVAFSLLVPGFAAAEGAKVFVEPFSVAGGGDPSLAGALQNLLASRLSGKDLQVQQSPAGAQLLVKGSLTQFGKSFSIDVAAMEPAGTVVTRAYEQGEGQEGILPALNKLAEKLSSQMSTALARRPAAAPLPEPAAVAAPAPVVRPVPVEQGAVVRPAPVEQGQVLRSAKPLTQHQRIEGVFIAMAPIRNLPEGNREVYLARQESLYYYRVGKKVEKVAEATLSTGNKIIALDSADLDGDGTPEAYVTVLQSGELASQVWTIKEGKLTKVVENLPYFFRSLSGPGQGGKIFAQQMGRTTDFYGPVFEVKRTGSKIELKNPVTLPDNGNIYNFTSFTDINGTCYTVILNEDGILVVYSADGSELWRSNDKYGGVDVYISRDDQQNQPITGSAVRKVFLQPRMEVSKTGEIVVAQNTGTFVVGNNRAYSKHSIYSFAWNGASMEERWHTRPVDTYLPDFRFDEARGELLLLEVVKKEGIINKGASTVTVKQVN from the coding sequence ATGAAACACTTTTTTTTGGCCGTGGTTGTTGCCTTTTCTCTGCTTGTGCCGGGGTTTGCGGCAGCAGAGGGGGCAAAGGTATTTGTGGAGCCCTTCTCGGTTGCCGGAGGGGGTGATCCCTCCCTCGCCGGCGCCCTGCAAAATCTCCTCGCCAGCCGTCTCAGCGGGAAGGATCTCCAGGTACAGCAGAGCCCGGCAGGGGCGCAGCTCCTGGTGAAAGGAAGCCTCACCCAGTTCGGCAAGAGCTTCAGCATCGATGTGGCGGCGATGGAGCCGGCCGGCACCGTAGTGACCCGTGCCTACGAGCAGGGTGAAGGACAGGAAGGAATACTCCCTGCGCTGAACAAGTTGGCTGAAAAGCTCTCCTCCCAGATGAGCACCGCACTCGCTCGCCGTCCTGCGGCCGCTCCTCTGCCGGAGCCGGCGGCGGTTGCCGCACCCGCACCGGTTGTGCGACCCGTCCCCGTCGAACAGGGCGCAGTGGTGCGTCCCGCCCCTGTCGAGCAAGGGCAGGTCCTGCGCTCAGCGAAGCCCCTCACCCAGCATCAGCGCATCGAAGGCGTGTTCATTGCCATGGCTCCGATCAGGAACCTCCCGGAGGGGAATCGCGAGGTTTACCTCGCCCGCCAGGAGAGCCTCTACTATTACCGCGTCGGGAAGAAGGTAGAGAAAGTCGCGGAGGCAACACTGTCGACCGGGAATAAGATCATCGCTCTCGACAGCGCCGATCTCGATGGCGACGGCACCCCTGAGGCGTATGTCACGGTGCTGCAGTCAGGGGAGCTGGCATCGCAGGTCTGGACGATCAAGGAGGGGAAACTGACGAAGGTCGTTGAAAACCTCCCCTACTTCTTCCGCTCACTCTCCGGTCCGGGGCAGGGCGGCAAGATCTTCGCACAGCAGATGGGGCGTACCACGGACTTCTATGGCCCTGTCTTCGAAGTAAAAAGGACCGGCAGCAAGATCGAGCTGAAGAATCCGGTGACCCTCCCCGACAACGGCAACATCTACAACTTCACCAGCTTCACCGACATCAACGGGACGTGCTACACCGTCATCCTCAACGAGGACGGGATCCTTGTCGTCTACTCCGCAGACGGAAGCGAGCTCTGGCGCAGCAACGACAAGTACGGCGGGGTCGATGTGTACATCAGCAGGGACGACCAGCAGAACCAGCCGATCACCGGCAGCGCAGTGAGAAAGGTCTTCCTGCAGCCGCGCATGGAGGTGAGCAAAACCGGCGAAATAGTGGTGGCACAGAATACCGGGACCTTCGTGGTCGGCAACAACCGCGCCTACTCCAAGCACTCCATCTACTCCTTCGCCTGGAACGGAGCAAGCATGGAAGAGCGCTGGCACACACGTCCGGTCGACACCTACCTCCCGGACTTCCGATTCGATGAAGCCCGCGGCGAGCTTCTCCTTCTTGAAGTTGTGAAAAAGGAAGGAATCATCAACAAGGGCGCCTCCACGGTGACAGTAAAACAGGTGAACTAG
- the mce gene encoding methylmalonyl-CoA epimerase, with protein sequence MLSKIAHIGVAVHSIEESLPFYRDALQMTCSGCEEVASQKVKVAFLEIGGSRIELLEPTSPESPVAKFLEKNGPGMHHVAYEVADLAGALAQLKAAGTRLIDETPREGAHGSRIAFIHPKSSGGVLTELCQYPGGGKHS encoded by the coding sequence ATGCTCAGCAAGATCGCCCATATCGGTGTCGCCGTCCACTCCATCGAGGAGTCGCTCCCTTTCTACCGTGACGCGCTTCAGATGACCTGCTCCGGTTGCGAGGAGGTGGCATCACAGAAGGTGAAGGTCGCCTTCCTGGAAATAGGAGGCTCCCGGATCGAGCTCCTGGAGCCGACTTCTCCGGAAAGCCCGGTCGCCAAGTTCCTGGAAAAGAACGGCCCGGGGATGCACCACGTGGCGTACGAGGTGGCGGATCTGGCAGGGGCGCTGGCGCAGCTGAAGGCGGCGGGGACCAGGCTCATCGACGAGACCCCCCGCGAGGGCGCTCACGGCAGCAGGATCGCCTTCATTCACCCGAAAAGCTCCGGGGGAGTCCTTACCGAACTGTGCCAGTACCCGGGAGGGGGAAAGCACAGTTAG
- a CDS encoding porin codes for MSFKKQILAIAAVGALSAATAVPAMALENEFHGMYRAFGFMSNAYNGTSAITLAPGAHTNAFAEQRARIQYIAKANDNLKLITHFELDSRFGGASYGTSGKYAGSGDAGQLDADSVSLETKNVFLDFNEPFSGTNFKVGVQPWADAYGSTFALFDGAGIQVSRKFGAFTPTFGWFRVNDTSLNGGSAFGGQSAGVVGKKTTDIVVVDGKFAVNKDLTVGASYYGVYNDAFTGTTFDSATASAAVNFRELHMIGANASAKFGPAAVNVFGAYQVGEQTPGRNISAFGAGATGKVKVGPGNANLAFLYLSGDKDATTGDNEQSGWQSLSANTTYFAPANMWLMIRSPQSINSSEGLGGNFLNKGGRGFMGFFGGYEYAAGKFFANANAGAGFVPNPGKTGGVEQDDYLGTEANIQIGYKVYDSLSVSLIGAYLFLGDAVNSPTDAKRLSGTGASNFTAYADDPYLTAVQFNYVF; via the coding sequence ATGAGCTTTAAAAAGCAGATACTCGCGATCGCCGCAGTAGGCGCGCTGAGTGCCGCAACCGCAGTGCCCGCCATGGCGCTGGAAAACGAGTTCCACGGTATGTACCGCGCCTTCGGCTTCATGTCCAACGCATACAACGGCACTTCCGCCATCACCCTGGCTCCGGGTGCCCACACCAACGCCTTCGCAGAGCAGCGTGCCCGTATCCAGTATATTGCCAAAGCCAACGACAACCTTAAATTGATCACCCACTTCGAGCTCGACAGCCGCTTCGGTGGCGCGAGCTACGGCACCTCCGGCAAGTACGCCGGGTCTGGCGATGCCGGCCAGCTCGATGCCGACTCCGTCTCCCTCGAGACCAAAAACGTCTTCCTCGATTTCAACGAGCCGTTCTCCGGCACGAACTTCAAGGTCGGTGTGCAGCCGTGGGCTGACGCCTACGGCTCCACCTTCGCCCTCTTCGACGGCGCTGGTATCCAGGTCAGCAGGAAGTTTGGGGCATTCACCCCGACCTTCGGCTGGTTCCGCGTCAACGACACCTCCCTGAACGGCGGCAGCGCGTTCGGTGGCCAGTCCGCCGGCGTGGTTGGCAAGAAGACCACCGACATCGTCGTCGTGGACGGCAAATTTGCCGTCAACAAGGACCTGACCGTCGGCGCGTCCTACTACGGCGTGTACAACGACGCATTCACAGGCACGACCTTCGACTCGGCAACCGCCTCCGCAGCCGTCAACTTCCGCGAGCTGCACATGATCGGCGCCAACGCGTCGGCCAAGTTCGGTCCGGCAGCAGTGAACGTCTTCGGTGCGTACCAGGTCGGCGAGCAGACTCCAGGCCGCAACATCAGCGCATTCGGCGCCGGTGCTACCGGCAAGGTGAAGGTCGGTCCGGGCAACGCGAACCTCGCGTTCCTCTACCTCTCCGGCGACAAGGATGCCACTACCGGCGACAACGAGCAGAGCGGCTGGCAGTCCCTCTCCGCCAACACCACCTACTTCGCACCGGCGAACATGTGGCTGATGATCCGCTCCCCGCAGAGCATCAACTCCAGCGAAGGGCTCGGCGGCAACTTCCTGAACAAGGGTGGCCGCGGCTTCATGGGCTTCTTCGGCGGGTATGAGTACGCTGCAGGGAAATTCTTCGCCAACGCCAACGCCGGCGCAGGCTTCGTCCCCAACCCCGGCAAGACTGGCGGCGTGGAGCAGGACGACTACCTCGGCACCGAGGCGAACATCCAGATCGGTTACAAGGTCTATGACAGCCTCAGCGTCAGCCTGATCGGCGCCTACCTCTTCCTCGGCGATGCCGTCAACAGCCCGACGGACGCGAAGCGACTCTCCGGCACCGGCGCCTCCAACTTCACTGCCTACGCCGACGATCCGTACCTGACCGCAGTACAGTTCAACTACGTTTTCTAG